A single window of Nicotiana sylvestris chromosome 3, ASM39365v2, whole genome shotgun sequence DNA harbors:
- the LOC104247873 gene encoding alanine--tRNA ligase: MRVLIDGWNWRCIALALPFSRRATRLPFPPLPSSSYPPSSTFAAASLLPLSPAVSISHTIRRRLSIFTRSSRLMGSQSSELEWPANKVRQTFINFFQGKGHEQVESSPVVPHNDPTLLFANAGMNQFKPIFLGIVDPNSPLSKLKRACDTQKCIRAGGKHNDLDDVGKDTYHHTFFEMLGNWSFGDYFKKEAIEWAWELLTQVYRLPGDRIYATYFGGDEKTGLPADNEARELWLKFLPPSRVLPFGCKDNFWEMGDTGPCGPCTEIHFDRIGNRDAASFVNNDDPTVIEIWNLVFIQFNREADGSLKPLPAKHVDTGMGFERLTSILQNKMSNYDTDVFLPIFDAIQKATGARPYSGKVGADDVDKIDMAYRVVSDHIRTLSFAIADGSCPGNEGREYVLRRILRRAVRYGTEVLKAQQGFFSSLVKVVVEVMGDVFPELKQREAHIRDTIADEETSFGRTLLHGIEKFKKAAQEVQGKQFSGQDAFVLWDTYGFPLDLTQLMAEERGLVVDVDGFNVAMDAARERSRNAQSKNAGGAIAMDADATAALHKKGVAATNDIFKFTWFQDHESEIKAIYTGNEFLESAAAGDEVGIILESTSFYAEQGGQIYDTGSLESPNGSFQVCNVQVYGGFVLHIGSFSGQAHKFSVGDKVICKVDYNRRTLIAPNHTCTHMLNFALKEVLGDHVDQKGSIVLPEKLRFDFSHGKPVKPEELRKIESIVNEQIKSELDVFSKEAKLSDAKSIKGLRAVFGEVYPDPVRIVSVGRKVEDLLANPENEEWLSYSAELCGGTHISNTREAKAFALMSEEGIAKGIRRVTAVTTHRAFEATDLASSLEQKVNEAFQTDESLLEEKVTSLNAAVERAQIPTVRKADLKAKLSALQNQVIKAKKKIAAENVQKAVKAASEMAEAAASGGKAYCILQISVGLDTAAVREAVVKVMEQKGMAVLVFSTDEAANKVLVCAGVPEKGDKCQQLNVKDWLNAALKPLGGKGGGGKGGLAQGQAANISHVGEAMDVAASFAAMKLN, translated from the exons ATGAGGGTTTTAATCGACGGCTGGAATTGGCGTTGTATTGCCTTAGCTTTACCCTTCAGCAGAAGAGCTACTAGACTTCCATTTCCGCCGCTTCCTTCTTCCTCTTACCCTCCCTCCTCCACCTTCGCCGCCGCGTCGTTGCTTCCTCTGTCGCCGGCGGTTTCAATTTCCCATACAATTAGGAGACGGCTGTCTATTTTCACACGTAGCTCAAGGCTGATGGGTTCTCAGTCCTCGGAATTGGAGTGGCCGGCTAACAAGGTGCGCCAAACTTTCATCAACTTCTTCCAAGGCAAAGGTCACGAACAAGTCGAATCCAGCCCTGTGGTTCCTCATAATGACCCGACCCTCCTATTCGCCAATGCTG GGATGAATCAGTTTAAGCCTATTTTCTTGGGTATAGTAGACCCTAATAGTCCGTTGAGCAAACTTAAGCGTGCCTGCGATACACAAAAGTGTATTCGTGCTGGTGGCAAGCACAATGATCTTGATGATGTTGGCAAGGACACTTACCACCACACTTTCTTTGAGATGCTTGGTAATTGGTCTTTTGGGGATTATTTCAAGAAAGAGGCCATTGAATGGGCCTGGGAACTGCTTACCCAG GTATATAGGCTGCCAGGTGATCGGATATATGCCACTTATTTTGGGGGTGACGAAAAAACTGGCCTTCCAGCAGATAATGAAGCCAGAGAACTATGGCTTAAGTTCCTTCCCCCTAGCAGGGTGCTGCCTTTCGGTTGCAAA GACAACTTTTGGGAGATGGGTGATACCGGACCTTGTGGACCCTGCACTGAGATACACTTTGATAGAATTGGGAATCGCGATGCTGCATCATTTGTTAATAATGATGATCCCACTGTGATTGAAATATGGAACCTTGTCTTTATTCAG TTCAACAGGGAAGCTGATGGTTCTTTGAAACCCCTTCCTGCTAAGCATGTTGATACTGGAATGGGTTTTGAAAGACTAACTTCTATCCTCCAGAACAAGATGAGCAATTACGATACTGACGTGTTCTTACCTATATTCGATGCTATACAAAAG GCAACTGGAGCTCGTCCATACTCTGGCAAAGTTGGAGCTGATGATGTGGATAAAATTGATATGGCCTATAGAGTTGTTTCTGACCACATTCGAACTCTGTCTTTTGCCATTGCTGATGGTTCTTGCCCAG GGAATGAAGGTCGCGAATATGTCCTTAGACGCATTCTACGTCGAGCAGTGCGCTATGGTACAGAGGTTCTGAAAGCGCAACAAGGTTTCTTCAGTAG CCTTGTTAAGGTGGTGGTAGAAGTGATGGGCGACGTCTTCCCAGAGCTGAAGCAACGTGAGGCACATATAAGGGATACAATTGCTGATGAAGAAACTAGCTTCGGGAGGACATTGCTTCAT GGAATCGAGAAATTTAAAAAGGCAGCTCAAGAGGTTCAAGGGAAGCAATTTAGTGGCCAG GATGCATTTGTTTTGTGGGACACTTATGGATTTCCATTAGATTTGACCCAG TTAATGGCAGAGGAACGAGGCTTGGTGGTTGATGTTGATGGTTTTAATGTTGCTATGGATGCTGCCAGGGAAAGATCAAGAAATGCTCAGAGCAAG AACGCTGGTGGTGCTATTGCCATGGATGCTGACGCTACTGCTGCGTTGCACAAGAAAGGGGTTGCTGCAACAAATGATATTTTCAAATTTACTTGGTTTCAG GATCATGAGAGTGAGATAAAAGCTATTTACACTGGAAATGAGTTCTTGGAAAGTGCAGCAGCAGGTGATGAAGTTGGTATTATTCTTGAAAGCACTAGTTTCTATGCTGAACAAGGTGGTCAG ATATATGACACTGGATCACTGGAGAGTCCCAATGGCTCTTTTCAAGTTTGTAATGTTCAAGTTTATGGAGGATTCGTTCTTCATATAGGATCTTTCAGTGGACAGGCACACAAGTTTTCTGTTGGTGATAAAGTAATTTGTAAG GTTGACTATAACAGGCGTACATTGATCGCTCCGAATCATACCTGCACTCACATGTTAAATTTTGCCTTAAAG GAAGTACTTGGCGACCATGTTGACCAGAAAGGTTCCATTGTTCTTCCTGAAAAATTGAGATTTGACTTCTCTCATG GGAAGCCAGTAAAGCCAGAGGAGTTAAGAAAAATTGAATCGATCGTTAATGAGCAGATTAAGTCCGAATTAGATGTATTCTCAAAGGAGGCAAAGCTGTCTGATGCTAAGAGTATAAAAGGTCTTCGAGCAGTCTTTGGAGAA GTGTATCCCGATCCTGTCCGGATTGTGTCAGTTGGTCGTAAAGTGGAGGACCTTCTTGCTAATCCAGAAAATGAAGAATGGTTATCGTATTCTGCTGAGCTCTGTGGTG GAACACACATTTCTAATACAAGGGAGGCTAAGGCATTTGCTCTGATGTCTGAGGAGGGAATTGCCAAGGGAATCCGAAGAGTTACTGCTGTTACAACTCATCGTGCTTTTGAGGCCACAGATTTGGCATCCTCACTCGAACAGAAAGTAAATGAAGCATTCCAGACTGATGAAAGCTTGCTGGAAGAG AAAGTAACTTCTTTGAATGCTGCCGTGGAGAGGGCACAAATTCCCACTGTTAGGAAAGCTGATCTCAAGGCCAAACTCTCTGCTCTCCAG AATCAAGTCATAAAGGCCAAAAAGAAGATAGCTGCAGAGAATGTACAAAAAGCTGTTAAAGCTGCCTCAGAAATGGCTGAAGCTGCAGCTTCTGGTGGAAAAGCATACTGCATCCTGCAGATTAGTGTGGGTTTGGACACTGCTGCAGTCCGTGAAGCAGTTGTCAAAGTCATGGAACAGAAG GGTATGGCAGTTCTGGTATTTAGCACAGATGAAGCTGCTAACAAAGTTTTGGTCTGTGCTGGTGTTCCTGAGAAAGGTGACAAGTGCCAGCAGTTGAACGTTAAAGACTGGTTGAATGCAGCTTTGAAGCCCTTGGGAGGTAAAGGTGGAGGAGGAAAAGGTGGTCTCGCGCAAGGCCAG gCAGCTAATATATCACATGTTGGTGAGGCAATGGATGTTGCAGCGTCATTTGCAGCTATGAAGTTAAATTGA
- the LOC104225841 gene encoding uncharacterized protein, whose translation MEEAKALAQQQLMMQQQQQQQQQQQQQQHQQLLLLQQMQQQRQKQQQQQEAMARFPSNIDVHLRPQQLLHRPLINPLQSQSQSQNPNPNPSSSNNPSSQIPNQQNPSVGLNSAQQLQQQQQKLATRVAPESNRVELQMAYQDAWRVCHPDFKRPFTSLEDACERLLPYHVVADYEAEEDDKILDSDTTGQMLSRSQQWDHNIAAKVAEFTATFEKQVLAFNIISRKRDLGEFRTEEKLMIEQLLLQEERRALLELKTEMDARQKMGREIHDPNLQMAALVHAEQARAESQARAEMMNRAPIRASALGPRGSNIQMGNDVGEHGQEVSPDEMINGWGNNGHKDEKEPSEDFLNDEETDNGDMGTQSEWRGGGELDLNTR comes from the exons ATGGAAGAGGCGAAAGCATTGGCTCAACAGCAGCTAATGatgcaacagcaacaacagcaacagcagcagcagcagcagcagcaacatcaGCAGCTACTGTTATTGCAGCAGATGCAACAACAACGtcagaagcaacaacaacaacaggaaGCCATGGCTCGTTTCCCTTCTAACATCGACGTTCACCTCCGTCCTCAGCAGCTCCTTCACCGTCCCCTCATTAACCCCCTCCAATCCCAATCCCAATCCCAAAACCCTAATCCTAACCCTAGCTCTAGCAATAACCCTTCGAGCCAGATCCCCAATCAACAAAACCCTAGCGTTGGCCTGAACTCGGCCCAACAGctgcagcagcagcagcaaaagTTGGCGACCCGGGTTGCCCCGGAATCGAATCGGGTGGAGCTCCAGATGGCTTACCAGGACGCTTGGCGAGTCTGCCATCCTGACTTTAAACGTCCGTTCACTTCTCTTGAAGACGCTTGCGAAAG GCTTCTGCCTTACCATGTGGTGGCAGACTATGAAGCAGAGGAGGATGATAAGATCCTTGATTCAGACACTACAGGCCAAATGCTTTCTCGCTCACAGCAGTGGGACCACAACATCGCTGCCAAAGTTGCAGAGTTTACTGCGACATTTGAGAAACAAGTCCTAGCATTTAACATAATTTCCCGCAAGAGAGATCTTGGAGAATTCCGGACAGAGGAGAAGCTCATGATAGAGCAGTTACTGTTGCAAGAAGAGAGAAGAGCTCTGCTTGAATTGAAGACAGAGATGGACGCGAGACAAAAAATGGGCCGAGAGATTCATGATCCTAATTTGCAAATGGCGGCTCTTGTTCATGCAGAACAAGCTCGCGCTGAATCACAAGCTCGTGCTGAGATGATGAACCGAGCACCAATACGAGCTAGTGCACTTGGGCCTAGGGGGAGCAATATTCAAATGGGTAATGATGTGGGTGAGCATGGACAGGAAGTTAGCCCTGATGAAATGATCAATGGTTGGGGCAACAATGGACATAAAGATGAAAAAGAACCATCCGAGGACTTTCTGAATGATGAAGAAACTGATAATGGAGATATGGGCACTCAGAGTGAGTGGCGTGGAGGTGGGGAGTTGGACCTGAACACAAGATAA